The Methanothrix soehngenii GP6 genome has a window encoding:
- a CDS encoding protease inhibitor I42 family protein, translating into MLDYKRLFIQASIALLLSLMLSSSLSGAGAAQMMRICPQGCSNLSIQEALVNASAGDTIIVESGIYANPFIMGRPVNLQGRDTGSGNPILNPEKGRAILAAQGAVLSGFDFSSARDGDERSAGCRLEVVLPATIYLNDFPGKNSVCPEDVATWNSSRMISYQYNSRVQRSFLGNYWADYAGEDKNGDGIGDEPVVLNQDNIDNYPLMQPAESYLISDEADALGKSEMELLDARVGEEFIISLSANPTTGYGWNVDYDHSLLNLKSSDFRASSSKALGASGTSIFVFEPLMPGKTTIYFVYKRSWENIVADARAFQVEISA; encoded by the coding sequence ATGCTCGATTACAAAAGGTTGTTCATCCAGGCATCGATTGCCCTCCTGCTTTCCCTCATGCTCTCTAGCTCGCTTTCTGGAGCTGGAGCAGCCCAGATGATGCGTATCTGTCCACAAGGCTGCAGCAATCTGAGCATCCAGGAGGCACTTGTTAATGCCTCTGCTGGAGATACGATCATTGTGGAAAGCGGAATCTACGCTAATCCCTTCATAATGGGCCGGCCGGTGAACCTGCAGGGCAGGGACACAGGCAGCGGAAACCCGATCCTCAATCCGGAGAAAGGGAGAGCTATCCTGGCCGCTCAAGGAGCGGTGCTGTCGGGATTCGACTTTTCCAGTGCTCGTGACGGCGATGAAAGGAGCGCAGGCTGCAGGTTGGAGGTCGTCCTTCCCGCTACCATATACCTGAACGATTTTCCGGGCAAAAACAGCGTCTGCCCGGAGGATGTTGCCACCTGGAACTCGAGCCGGATGATCAGCTACCAGTATAACAGCCGGGTACAGCGCAGTTTTTTGGGCAACTACTGGGCGGACTATGCCGGCGAGGATAAGAACGGCGATGGAATCGGCGACGAGCCGGTGGTTTTAAATCAGGACAATATCGACAACTACCCCTTGATGCAGCCGGCGGAAAGTTATCTCATCTCCGATGAGGCCGATGCTCTTGGGAAAAGTGAGATGGAGCTTTTGGATGCTCGAGTGGGTGAGGAGTTCATCATCTCCCTCTCCGCCAATCCGACCACGGGATATGGCTGGAATGTGGATTACGACCATTCCCTCTTAAACCTCAAGAGCTCTGACTTTAGGGCCTCCTCCTCAAAGGCACTTGGTGCTAGCGGCACATCGATCTTTGTCTTCGAGCCCCTAATGCCCGGCAAGACCACCATTTACTTCGTCTATAAACGCTCCTGGGAGAACATTGTGGCAGACGCTCGAGCATTTCAGGTGGAAATATCGGCTTGA
- a CDS encoding GTP-dependent dephospho-CoA kinase family protein, which translates to MLKSPLGKLCKGNGTECVEAMRDELQGAKKVAAIGDMTAFYLLKSSIVPDLAVVDNKTKRAQLPDHILQSLEHNSYKRVEVKNPPATLTEELIDQIKDSLAGKERVKIVVEGEEDLATLPAILYAPPGSVVIYGQPDEGSVLVKATPEMKMYIDELMKKMIVEE; encoded by the coding sequence TTGCTCAAGAGTCCTCTGGGCAAGTTGTGCAAGGGCAACGGGACCGAATGCGTAGAGGCTATGAGAGATGAATTGCAGGGGGCTAAAAAGGTGGCCGCGATCGGTGACATGACCGCATTTTATCTTTTGAAGTCATCAATAGTCCCGGACCTGGCAGTTGTGGACAACAAGACCAAGAGGGCTCAGCTTCCAGATCACATTCTTCAAAGCCTCGAGCACAATAGCTATAAGAGGGTTGAGGTGAAGAATCCGCCCGCCACTCTGACCGAAGAACTAATAGACCAGATCAAGGATTCTCTTGCCGGAAAGGAGCGGGTGAAGATTGTGGTAGAGGGTGAGGAGGATCTAGCGACCCTTCCTGCAATTCTCTATGCCCCACCTGGCTCTGTGGTGATTTATGGGCAGCCCGATGAGGGAAGCGTCCTGGTCAAAGCAACTCCTGAAATGAAGATGTATATTGATGAATTAATGAAGAAAATGATTGTGGAGGAATGA
- a CDS encoding 30S ribosomal protein S24e: protein MEIKVIDEKNNPLLKRREIVFKVIHDESTPSRKSVVERLAATMNSKVGLVYVDSLKTEFGKRETQGYAKIYETAERAEQVERAHIIERNTFTKPEEAKPEAS from the coding sequence TTGGAGATAAAGGTTATTGATGAGAAGAACAATCCCTTGCTGAAGCGCAGGGAGATAGTCTTCAAGGTTATTCACGATGAGTCCACGCCATCCAGAAAGAGCGTGGTGGAGAGGCTGGCGGCGACCATGAACTCCAAGGTTGGCTTAGTCTATGTCGACAGCCTTAAGACCGAGTTCGGAAAGCGCGAGACCCAGGGATATGCCAAGATCTATGAGACGGCTGAGAGGGCAGAACAGGTGGAGCGAGCCCATATCATAGAGCGCAACACATTCACCAAGCCTGAGGAAGCCAAGCCGGAGGCAAGCTAA
- a CDS encoding putative zinc-binding protein has translation MDEKKKCSCSSSDVRVVACSGACNVGQIANQAAVDLSKEDVAGFFCLAAVAAHIEAMVKSAREAGMMISIDGCPVQCAAKTLQHLEIEPAIQIIVTELGIEKTQDLSIDQDVCSKVVEQVKEELAA, from the coding sequence ATGGACGAGAAAAAAAAGTGCAGTTGCAGCTCCTCGGACGTGCGGGTGGTGGCCTGCTCCGGAGCGTGCAATGTCGGCCAGATCGCTAATCAGGCGGCAGTCGATCTGTCGAAAGAGGACGTGGCAGGATTCTTCTGCCTGGCGGCAGTGGCCGCTCATATCGAGGCAATGGTAAAGTCGGCACGGGAAGCAGGAATGATGATATCCATTGATGGCTGTCCGGTGCAATGTGCTGCCAAGACCCTGCAGCATCTGGAAATAGAGCCGGCCATACAGATCATTGTGACTGAGCTGGGCATAGAGAAGACTCAGGACCTCTCTATTGACCAGGACGTGTGCTCTAAGGTGGTAGAGCAGGTTAAAGAGGAGCTGGCCGCCTGA
- the thiL gene encoding thiamine-phosphate kinase, which yields MNGAIGERDLIRRISVILGGLENDDCAVIDAGERYLVASTDMLHQKTDFPDIMNPWQMGWMAVAVNLSDIAAMGAEPAGVLIAAGLPPEADQYFIDELFSGFGDCAALYGTRILGGDTDSHLELTITGTSLGFVEKELILRRRGARAGDLLCTTGSLGAAGGGLWAWQNGAKSELITSLLEPEPRLKEARALAKSGSVTAMMDNSDGLALSLSDLSEVSGVGFLVYQDKLPLAPGLVEMVGQENAIDMALSAGGDYELVFTLRSSGLEAARRACDLTVIGEVVEEGIWMERAGKRRQIERLGYEHRIGL from the coding sequence ATGAACGGGGCCATTGGCGAGAGGGATCTTATTCGGCGCATCTCTGTGATCCTGGGTGGGCTGGAGAACGACGACTGCGCGGTTATCGATGCGGGAGAGCGTTATCTTGTGGCAAGCACCGATATGCTCCACCAGAAGACCGACTTTCCTGATATCATGAACCCCTGGCAGATGGGCTGGATGGCGGTAGCAGTCAACCTGAGCGATATTGCTGCCATGGGGGCAGAGCCCGCGGGAGTCCTCATCGCTGCCGGACTCCCGCCGGAGGCGGATCAGTATTTTATCGATGAGCTCTTTTCAGGATTTGGCGATTGTGCTGCTCTCTATGGTACTCGAATTCTGGGAGGGGACACCGACAGCCACCTGGAATTGACCATCACTGGCACATCTTTGGGCTTTGTTGAAAAGGAGCTGATTCTGCGCCGCCGGGGAGCACGAGCGGGGGACTTGCTCTGCACCACCGGCTCTCTGGGGGCAGCTGGAGGCGGGCTGTGGGCCTGGCAGAACGGCGCGAAAAGCGAGCTTATAACCAGTCTGCTGGAGCCCGAGCCCCGGCTGAAGGAGGCCCGGGCTTTGGCGAAGAGCGGAAGCGTTACGGCAATGATGGATAACAGCGATGGCCTGGCTCTGTCCCTCTCCGATCTTTCAGAGGTGAGCGGAGTGGGCTTTCTGGTCTATCAGGATAAGCTGCCCCTGGCTCCCGGCCTGGTGGAGATGGTGGGGCAGGAGAATGCTATAGATATGGCATTGAGCGCGGGAGGGGACTATGAGCTGGTATTCACCCTGCGCTCCTCGGGCCTGGAGGCGGCCCGAAGAGCTTGCGATCTGACGGTTATAGGCGAGGTGGTGGAGGAGGGAATCTGGATGGAAAGGGCAGGGAAGAGAAGACAGATCGAAAGATTGGGCTATGAGCATCGGATAGGGCTGTGA
- a CDS encoding type II toxin-antitoxin system VapC family toxin — MQQIDADSVKVIIDTNALMTAEQFGVDIFGELLRLGYVEWLVPAQVKGELRSLADGADKGRDKTAARVALGLAERCTIVGIDNCPADRAIEELAEKEGAAVFTNDKALKKRLFSKGITVIYLRQGRYLEAMKKEY, encoded by the coding sequence ATGCAGCAAATCGATGCCGATAGCGTAAAGGTGATAATCGACACCAACGCCTTGATGACAGCAGAGCAGTTCGGAGTGGACATCTTCGGCGAGCTATTGCGCCTGGGATACGTTGAGTGGCTTGTGCCGGCCCAGGTGAAGGGAGAACTGCGCTCCTTAGCGGATGGGGCAGATAAAGGGCGGGACAAGACCGCGGCCAGGGTAGCCCTGGGCCTGGCTGAACGATGCACAATCGTTGGCATTGACAACTGCCCTGCTGACCGGGCCATTGAGGAACTGGCAGAGAAAGAGGGGGCAGCAGTCTTTACCAACGACAAAGCCCTGAAGAAAAGATTATTTAGTAAAGGCATCACCGTAATATACCTGCGCCAAGGTCGGTACCTAGAGGCGATGAAGAAGGAGTATTGA
- a CDS encoding DNA-directed RNA polymerase: MYKKMKLKGVARIEPDHLGDPLEAAVERALRDKYEGVVDKSLGTIVAVLGADDIGEGHILAGDGSIYYEVNFDTLVFKPEMQEIIEGEVVEIVKFGAFLSLGPFDGLLHVSQITNEYISYDEKNARLVSKESNKSLGEGDRVRARVIAVSLNEKEPRESKIGLTMRQTGLGKLEWLDAADETEKENASVQAEAK; encoded by the coding sequence ATGTACAAGAAGATGAAGCTTAAGGGTGTGGCCAGGATAGAGCCGGATCATCTGGGAGATCCCCTCGAAGCGGCAGTGGAAAGGGCACTGCGGGATAAATATGAGGGGGTTGTGGACAAGTCTCTGGGGACCATCGTGGCCGTGCTCGGAGCGGATGATATAGGTGAAGGCCATATCCTGGCGGGAGACGGATCCATTTACTACGAGGTCAACTTCGATACCCTCGTCTTCAAGCCTGAGATGCAGGAGATCATTGAGGGCGAGGTGGTGGAGATTGTGAAGTTTGGCGCATTTCTCTCCCTGGGGCCGTTCGACGGCCTTCTGCACGTCAGCCAGATAACCAATGAGTATATATCTTATGATGAGAAGAACGCGCGCCTGGTCAGCAAAGAGTCCAATAAATCCTTAGGAGAAGGAGATCGGGTTCGAGCCAGAGTAATAGCGGTTAGCCTGAATGAGAAGGAGCCCAGAGAGAGCAAGATCGGACTGACCATGAGGCAGACGGGCCTGGGGAAGCTGGAATGGCTTGATGCTGCAGACGAGACAGAGAAGGAGAATGCGAGCGTCCAGGCAGAGGCAAAATGA
- a CDS encoding slipin family protein codes for MDLFNTLIPLFIVLVILSQAIKIVREYERVVIFRLGRFSGVKGPGIFFIIPIIDRVILLDLRVFTIDVAKQVVITRDNVSVEVDAVIYYRVVDPAKAVIQVENYRVATSLLSQTTLRDVLGQIELDDLLSKRDELNKKLQEILDKHTDPWGIKVTAVTLRDVSLPESMRRAIAKQAESEREKRSRIILADGEFQASKTMTDAARLYEEVPAALKLRELQTLVDIAREKTLIVVTPSTDAGTGSVAGLTAALNRELSERDADRADEERRAATKDSSLDSIRLRR; via the coding sequence TTGGATCTATTCAATACTCTTATACCTCTGTTTATCGTATTGGTGATACTGTCTCAGGCGATCAAGATCGTCCGCGAATATGAGAGGGTGGTCATATTCCGTTTAGGCCGTTTCAGCGGAGTGAAGGGGCCGGGCATATTCTTCATCATCCCCATCATTGACCGGGTCATACTCCTCGACCTGAGGGTTTTCACCATCGACGTTGCCAAGCAGGTGGTCATAACCAGGGATAATGTGAGCGTGGAGGTGGATGCAGTCATCTACTACCGGGTGGTCGATCCGGCAAAGGCGGTCATTCAGGTGGAGAACTACCGGGTGGCTACATCCCTCCTCTCTCAGACCACATTGCGCGATGTCTTGGGCCAGATCGAATTGGATGACCTGCTCAGCAAGCGTGACGAACTGAACAAGAAGCTGCAAGAGATCTTGGACAAGCATACCGATCCCTGGGGGATTAAGGTTACCGCAGTCACCTTAAGGGATGTATCTCTGCCTGAATCGATGAGGAGAGCTATAGCCAAGCAGGCGGAGTCCGAGAGGGAGAAGAGGTCACGCATCATCCTGGCAGACGGCGAGTTCCAGGCGTCCAAGACCATGACCGATGCTGCCCGGCTCTATGAAGAGGTGCCCGCTGCCCTTAAGCTCAGGGAGCTGCAGACCCTGGTGGATATCGCCCGGGAGAAGACGCTAATCGTCGTCACTCCCAGCACTGACGCCGGAACGGGATCGGTAGCCGGCCTGACCGCCGCCCTGAACCGCGAGCTATCGGAAAGGGATGCAGACCGGGCGGATGAGGAGAGAAGAGCGGCCACGAAGGATTCCTCTCTGG
- a CDS encoding thioredoxin family protein, translated as MVKIEVMGTGCAKCKSLLKNVQKAVEESGTDAEIIKVDSIQEIMDRGVMMTPALYIDGKSVLTGRTATVEELKRMLKR; from the coding sequence ATGGTGAAGATCGAGGTAATGGGAACAGGTTGTGCTAAGTGCAAGAGCCTGCTGAAGAACGTACAGAAGGCAGTGGAAGAATCGGGGACTGATGCAGAGATCATCAAGGTGGACAGCATCCAGGAGATCATGGATCGAGGAGTGATGATGACACCAGCCCTATATATAGATGGAAAATCGGTCTTGACAGGGAGAACGGCAACTGTGGAAGAGCTTAAACGGATGCTCAAGAGATAA
- a CDS encoding MIP family channel protein: MNMSLAKRSIAEAVGTFILVYFGAGAAAITLMISQGSSPPNPFNIGIGTLGGLGDWFAIGMAFAIAIAASIYALGRISGAHLNPAVTIALLATRRFSLGDAIPYILAQLVGASVASFLFAASVGMDAVTVGGLGATAPFPGIGYWQAVMVEAIGTFLLMLTIMGVAVDRQAPPGFAGLVIGLVVGGIITTIGNITGSSLNPARTFGPYIGDYILGGNSLWHFFPIYIIGPVAGALIAAFLYDYLSAE; encoded by the coding sequence ATGAACATGTCACTGGCAAAAAGGTCCATTGCCGAGGCGGTCGGGACTTTCATCCTGGTTTACTTCGGGGCAGGCGCAGCAGCGATAACCCTGATGATCTCCCAGGGATCAAGCCCGCCCAACCCATTTAACATAGGCATAGGCACCCTGGGAGGACTGGGGGATTGGTTTGCCATAGGAATGGCTTTTGCCATCGCCATTGCAGCTTCTATATATGCATTGGGCAGGATCTCAGGAGCCCATCTGAACCCAGCTGTGACGATAGCCCTCTTGGCCACGAGGAGATTTTCCCTGGGAGATGCCATTCCTTATATCCTGGCCCAGCTGGTGGGCGCATCCGTCGCCAGTTTCCTGTTTGCCGCCAGCGTGGGCATGGATGCCGTCACAGTAGGTGGTCTGGGAGCCACAGCGCCATTTCCAGGAATCGGATACTGGCAGGCGGTAATGGTGGAGGCCATAGGCACCTTTCTGCTCATGCTGACCATCATGGGAGTGGCTGTGGACAGGCAAGCTCCGCCGGGATTTGCGGGGCTGGTGATCGGCCTGGTGGTAGGGGGGATAATCACCACCATCGGGAACATCACAGGCTCATCTCTCAACCCGGCAAGAACCTTCGGGCCCTACATTGGGGATTACATCCTGGGCGGAAATAGCCTGTGGCATTTCTTCCCTATATACATCATCGGGCCGGTAGCAGGAGCTCTGATCGCCGCCTTCCTGTACGACTATCTCTCGGCAGAATAA
- a CDS encoding DUF2193 domain-containing protein, whose translation MSELYRKMVEEAMAAQRADVETVKRKRGQSFEVEDAKAYLDVVNKMKAIEGQSKSVIALHVDSVNSHYEVMKSLTKTIRPEDDPFVEHYQTPAILEILCEQDESFKKSLKAFIDGVGRSEALIGLEAARRYAGFYGPTCVVDFALIPGSTSNVVNRILKTIDIPDVHKQAILAAKSWGMNTSYGIGEVFAQEAEKGTSLAEAVRKEIDEIKYIYESPIEAQGKLMDAAGHQSFDVRKYMTEYKKRMMPAVRAAMNEGVHYGNILTIPAYCVGDIAHHISQSTFNMCKDDVIMAVIEAVTEVMGSTLNNSLDSFKNEHQPLNLATGAAASAVEYIAELDGFNAIGIVDLLTKRFHNYVQLYPTRGAAAELHNCDFMDMIYRGWKVLDKARRLKNGLGGKLVPRISGFDVDLEPIHRNEVLMNPQRYAYPACAITVRFSALMRLSDYPCLLTSEPVTATMMTNIIALHKEIPASPARVCKNCASAALVDFRHSYCQYREAV comes from the coding sequence ATGTCTGAACTATACCGTAAGATGGTAGAAGAGGCCATGGCAGCCCAGCGGGCAGATGTGGAGACGGTCAAGAGAAAGAGAGGGCAGAGCTTTGAGGTAGAGGATGCCAAGGCCTATCTGGATGTAGTGAACAAGATGAAGGCCATTGAAGGCCAGTCCAAATCGGTCATCGCTCTGCATGTGGACTCGGTCAACTCTCATTATGAGGTCATGAAGTCCCTGACCAAGACCATAAGACCGGAGGACGATCCGTTTGTCGAGCATTACCAGACCCCTGCCATCCTCGAAATATTGTGTGAGCAGGACGAGAGCTTCAAAAAGAGCCTTAAGGCCTTCATCGATGGGGTGGGAAGATCAGAGGCTCTGATCGGGCTTGAGGCAGCCCGCAGATATGCAGGATTTTACGGTCCGACCTGTGTGGTGGACTTTGCCCTGATTCCAGGCAGCACGAGCAACGTGGTCAACAGGATCCTGAAGACCATTGATATTCCTGACGTCCATAAGCAGGCAATACTGGCTGCCAAATCCTGGGGCATGAACACCTCCTATGGCATAGGCGAGGTCTTTGCCCAGGAAGCAGAGAAAGGAACCAGTCTGGCAGAAGCGGTAAGAAAGGAGATCGATGAGATCAAGTACATCTACGAGAGTCCCATTGAGGCCCAGGGAAAGCTCATGGATGCCGCAGGCCACCAGTCCTTTGATGTTCGCAAATACATGACCGAGTACAAGAAGAGGATGATGCCCGCGGTCAGGGCGGCGATGAATGAAGGGGTTCACTATGGGAACATCCTCACAATTCCTGCTTATTGTGTGGGGGATATCGCCCATCATATATCCCAGTCCACCTTCAACATGTGCAAGGATGACGTCATAATGGCTGTCATCGAGGCAGTCACTGAGGTCATGGGCTCCACCCTCAATAACTCTCTGGACAGTTTCAAGAACGAGCACCAGCCTCTGAACCTGGCCACTGGTGCCGCCGCTTCCGCAGTCGAGTATATAGCAGAGCTGGACGGCTTCAACGCCATAGGCATAGTGGACCTTCTCACCAAGAGGTTCCATAACTATGTGCAGCTCTATCCCACCAGAGGAGCAGCAGCTGAGCTGCATAACTGCGACTTCATGGATATGATCTACCGGGGATGGAAGGTGCTTGACAAGGCCAGAAGACTGAAGAACGGCCTGGGCGGCAAGCTCGTCCCCAGGATATCGGGCTTCGATGTGGACCTTGAGCCCATTCACAGAAATGAGGTTCTCATGAATCCCCAGCGTTATGCCTATCCGGCCTGCGCCATCACCGTGCGCTTCTCTGCTCTGATGAGGCTGTCTGACTATCCCTGCCTCCTTACCAGCGAGCCGGTGACGGCTACGATGATGACCAACATCATCGCCCTGCATAAGGAGATTCCAGCATCACCCGCCAGGGTATGCAAGAACTGCGCTTCTGCGGCGCTGGTCGACTTCAGGCACTCCTACTGCCAGTACAGAGAAGCAGTATGA
- a CDS encoding translation initiation factor IF-2 subunit gamma codes for MKSEDKSDQKTEAKTPASKKPEVNIGMVGHVDHGKTTLVRALSGSWTDQHSEEVKRGISIRLGYADATFRKCPSCPDPDAFTVEEKCPHCGADTEILRTVSFVDSPGHETLMATMLCGAAIMDGAVLVISANEPCPQPQTKEHLMALDITGIDRIVIVQNKIDLVSREEVMEHYQQIKDFIKGTVAEKAPIVPISAQQNLNVDLVIKAIEEYIPTPHRDIEKPALLKIARSFDVNRPGASPDALKGGVIGGSLNQGVLHAGDKIEICPGRLVDYEGRKQWVPIQTKVVTLLAGSQSQEEITPGGLIGVGTLLDPIMTKSDALVGQVAGEPGKLPPVRNAFTMNMQLLERVVGVTDESSVEPIHSSEPLMLNVGTATTVGVVTSAREGGVVQVQLKRPVCAEKGDRVAVSRRIGARWRLIGVGSIID; via the coding sequence ATCAAATCTGAGGACAAATCAGATCAAAAAACAGAGGCGAAGACGCCTGCCTCCAAAAAACCGGAGGTTAATATCGGCATGGTTGGACATGTCGATCACGGCAAAACCACTCTTGTCCGAGCGCTATCCGGAAGCTGGACCGATCAGCATAGCGAGGAGGTCAAGAGAGGCATCTCCATCCGTCTGGGCTATGCAGATGCCACCTTCAGAAAGTGCCCCAGCTGCCCAGATCCGGATGCTTTTACAGTAGAAGAAAAGTGCCCCCACTGCGGTGCTGATACAGAGATATTACGTACCGTCTCCTTTGTAGATTCTCCGGGGCATGAGACCCTCATGGCCACCATGCTATGCGGAGCGGCGATCATGGATGGCGCAGTACTGGTCATCTCCGCCAATGAACCCTGCCCTCAGCCGCAGACAAAAGAGCATCTCATGGCCCTGGACATCACAGGCATCGACAGAATTGTGATAGTACAGAACAAGATCGATCTGGTATCCAGGGAAGAGGTGATGGAGCACTACCAGCAGATCAAGGATTTCATAAAGGGCACCGTAGCCGAGAAGGCGCCAATTGTGCCCATCTCCGCTCAGCAGAACCTGAATGTCGATCTGGTCATCAAGGCCATAGAGGAGTACATACCTACCCCCCATAGAGACATCGAGAAGCCTGCTCTGCTCAAGATAGCCCGATCTTTCGATGTCAACCGTCCCGGAGCCTCCCCTGATGCTCTCAAAGGCGGGGTCATTGGCGGCTCCCTAAACCAGGGTGTGCTTCATGCAGGCGATAAGATCGAGATCTGCCCGGGCAGGCTGGTGGATTATGAGGGGCGGAAACAGTGGGTCCCCATTCAGACCAAGGTGGTGACCCTCCTGGCAGGAAGCCAGAGCCAGGAAGAGATCACACCCGGCGGCCTGATCGGCGTGGGCACCCTGCTGGACCCCATAATGACCAAGAGCGATGCTCTGGTGGGCCAGGTGGCAGGTGAACCGGGCAAGCTCCCTCCCGTCAGGAACGCATTCACCATGAACATGCAGCTCCTGGAGAGGGTGGTAGGAGTGACCGATGAGTCCAGCGTCGAGCCCATACATTCCAGCGAGCCCCTGATGCTTAACGTGGGAACTGCCACCACTGTAGGGGTGGTGACCAGCGCCCGGGAGGGGGGCGTGGTCCAGGTTCAGCTAAAGAGGCCGGTCTGTGCCGAGAAAGGCGATCGTGTGGCTGTCAGCAGGCGCATTGGCGCCAGGTGGCGGCTCATTGGCGTCGGCTCCATAATCGACTGA
- a CDS encoding DUF2180 family protein, with translation MKCYLCALAQKDTDAVAICILCGMGVCMDHLVREELEIWEGGYPFPSKKMKRTLPRILCKPCYAAYHEG, from the coding sequence ATGAAATGCTATCTTTGTGCTCTGGCTCAAAAGGATACTGATGCGGTGGCCATCTGCATACTCTGCGGAATGGGGGTCTGCATGGATCACCTGGTCAGAGAGGAGCTGGAAATTTGGGAGGGAGGCTATCCCTTCCCCTCCAAGAAGATGAAGCGAACGCTGCCCCGTATTCTCTGCAAGCCATGCTATGCTGCATATCATGAGGGATGA
- a CDS encoding 30S ribosomal protein S27ae, which produces MAAKKGKTGEVKGVSKYYELGGDTIKSRKSVCPRCGNGVFLADHGDRQSCGKCGYTEFKK; this is translated from the coding sequence ATGGCAGCAAAGAAGGGCAAGACCGGTGAGGTGAAGGGCGTATCCAAATATTACGAGCTTGGCGGAGACACCATCAAATCCAGGAAGTCGGTCTGCCCGAGATGCGGCAATGGCGTCTTCCTGGCGGACCACGGCGACAGACAGAGCTGCGGCAAATGCGGCTATACTGAGTTCAAGAAATAA
- the spt4 gene encoding transcription elongation factor subunit Spt4 encodes MTEQACRECRRIVEGQVCPICNSASLSKDWSGYVVIIDPKESIIAEKLEIKLPGKYALKVR; translated from the coding sequence ATGACTGAACAGGCATGCAGAGAATGTCGCAGAATAGTAGAGGGGCAGGTCTGTCCCATATGCAATTCAGCCTCGCTAAGCAAGGACTGGAGCGGATATGTGGTTATCATCGATCCCAAGGAATCCATCATCGCGGAGAAGCTGGAGATCAAGCTTCCCGGCAAGTACGCTTTGAAGGTGCGATAG